Proteins from one Flavobacterium branchiarum genomic window:
- a CDS encoding linear amide C-N hydrolase: MRKHKSLKNSIVLTLLFLTILSPEVYPCTRVVYKGPNNNVITARSMDWKDEIDANIWIFPRGMQRDGNVGKNSVKWSSKYGSVITSAWDIATTDGINEKGLVANVLWLAESQYPKFNPQSSSKGITISAWAQYVLDNFANVKETVDELRKEDFVIVSDYIPGTTKFTTLHLSISDASGDNAIFEYVGGKLVIHHDASYTVMTNSPLFEDQLAINKYWQSIPGTVMLPGTNRAADRFARASFYINAIPQTSDMQTSIASVFSVIRNCSVPFGISSEAEPNISSTRWRSVSDHRNLVYYFETALTPNTFWVDLKKINFSKNAPVKRLSISKNETYSGETSQKFVTTKAFTFIGI, translated from the coding sequence ATGAGAAAACACAAAAGCCTAAAAAATAGTATTGTACTTACCTTACTATTTTTAACTATTCTATCACCAGAAGTTTATCCTTGTACGAGAGTTGTTTACAAAGGTCCTAACAACAATGTTATTACAGCGCGCTCAATGGATTGGAAAGATGAAATTGATGCTAATATTTGGATTTTCCCAAGAGGAATGCAAAGAGACGGTAACGTGGGTAAAAACTCCGTTAAATGGTCTTCTAAATACGGAAGCGTAATAACAAGTGCTTGGGACATTGCTACAACCGATGGAATTAATGAAAAAGGATTGGTTGCAAATGTTTTATGGCTAGCTGAAAGCCAATATCCAAAATTTAATCCACAGAGCTCTTCTAAAGGGATTACTATATCTGCTTGGGCTCAATATGTGTTGGATAACTTTGCTAACGTAAAAGAAACTGTTGATGAGCTAAGAAAAGAAGATTTTGTTATCGTATCTGATTATATCCCTGGAACTACAAAATTTACCACCTTGCATCTTTCTATTTCTGATGCTTCGGGTGATAATGCCATTTTTGAATATGTTGGAGGTAAATTAGTAATACATCATGATGCATCTTACACTGTAATGACAAATTCGCCTTTATTTGAAGACCAATTGGCCATCAATAAATACTGGCAAAGCATACCGGGAACTGTTATGCTACCAGGAACTAATCGAGCAGCCGATAGATTTGCAAGAGCTTCTTTTTACATAAATGCAATTCCACAAACTTCGGATATGCAAACTTCTATTGCTAGTGTTTTTAGTGTAATTAGAAACTGTTCTGTGCCTTTTGGTATTTCGTCTGAGGCAGAGCCTAATATTTCTTCTACAAGATGGAGATCTGTTTCTGATCATAGAAATCTAGTATATTATTTTGAAACGGCACTTACTCCTAATACTTTCTGGGTTGATTTAAAGAAAATTAACTTTAGCAAAAATGCCCCAGTAAAAAGATTGAGTATAAGTAAAAACGAAACTTATTCTGGCGAAACTTCTCAGAAGTTTGTTACCACAAAAGCATTTACATTTATAGGAATATAA
- a CDS encoding SymE family type I addiction module toxin has translation MKNEGKKSVKTRQLTICNKQGGRKNGKIVKLPIVVLSGKWLEESGFKPGHLIDVVCVDDCKLTITLAKEQRFDIG, from the coding sequence ATGAAAAATGAGGGTAAAAAATCTGTAAAAACCAGACAGCTAACAATATGTAATAAGCAGGGTGGGCGAAAGAATGGCAAAATTGTTAAGCTTCCAATTGTTGTTTTGAGTGGTAAATGGCTTGAAGAAAGTGGTTTTAAACCCGGTCACTTAATAGATGTTGTTTGCGTAGATGATTGTAAATTGACTATCACTTTGGCAAAAGAACAACGTTTTGATATTGGATAG
- a CDS encoding DUF262 domain-containing protein — translation MVDYRVRSVSLLNLVNDVRKGILIPDAYFQRNLVWREIHNKDFIKTILLGYPFPQIFISKGKVDVAKMSTISCIVDGQQRTNALIKFIENQFEVDGKFYKDLTEEEQSNFLKYEVAVIELDLENDDPKVQEIFQRINRTSNSLTTIEKMASEYSTAEYMLVAKLLANQIDLENEKENEDFKEDPNIPKDFFIWGKKQKVNKFNQLITAKNIFTINDIAKKAHLMHILNIMSTVLTDFFNRNEKTNDFLNDYAINFDRKDEIVDTLEKTADVINRLKLKPKSYWFNKSNIFSLIVAIAKEIQDINTIDIDLFKVNLDYFEKNTPGDYKLSAKEGVNNKNERELRNRYLIEIINNSRN, via the coding sequence ATGGTAGACTATAGGGTACGCTCAGTTTCATTACTAAATTTAGTAAATGACGTAAGAAAAGGAATTTTAATTCCAGATGCTTATTTTCAAAGAAATCTTGTATGGCGAGAAATTCATAATAAAGATTTTATCAAAACTATTCTTTTGGGATATCCTTTTCCTCAAATATTTATCTCAAAAGGAAAAGTTGATGTGGCCAAAATGTCCACAATTTCTTGTATTGTTGATGGACAACAAAGAACAAATGCATTAATAAAATTTATTGAAAACCAATTTGAAGTTGATGGGAAATTTTACAAAGACTTAACTGAAGAAGAACAATCTAATTTTCTAAAATATGAAGTTGCAGTAATTGAATTAGATTTAGAAAATGATGACCCAAAAGTGCAAGAAATTTTTCAAAGAATTAACAGAACGTCGAATTCATTAACAACTATTGAAAAAATGGCTTCTGAATATTCTACCGCAGAATATATGCTTGTAGCAAAATTACTAGCTAATCAAATTGATTTAGAAAATGAAAAAGAAAATGAAGATTTTAAAGAAGACCCAAATATACCTAAAGATTTTTTTATTTGGGGAAAAAAACAAAAAGTCAACAAATTCAATCAGTTAATTACTGCAAAAAATATTTTTACAATAAATGATATTGCTAAGAAAGCTCATTTGATGCATATTCTGAATATAATGTCAACAGTATTGACAGATTTTTTTAACAGAAATGAAAAAACTAATGATTTTTTAAATGATTACGCCATAAATTTTGACAGAAAAGATGAAATAGTGGATACGTTAGAAAAAACTGCTGATGTCATTAATCGATTAAAACTTAAACCAAAATCATATTGGTTTAATAAATCAAATATCTTTTCCCTGATTGTTGCTATTGCAAAAGAGATACAAGACATCAATACTATTGACATCGACTTATTCAAGGTAAATTTAGATTATTTTGAAAAAAATACTCCTGGAGATTATAAACTGTCTGCAAAAGAAGGTGTAAATAATAAAAATGAAAGAGAATTAAGAAACAGGTACTTAATTGAAATCATTAATAATTCACGAAACTAA
- a CDS encoding helix-turn-helix domain-containing protein, whose product MIELNHTYSLKAHWQKQLTQQLVEQFGAELIDDKLLLMPECIADGSFYYTDVVSGLSIVVWDLTFKKPIKIRRHKSDEDLYIIHYNFNDGINSVGDKIEYKADYRLGVFNNVIDKTFQPTVGEHIFAMRLLVSKEIFNFSVINGAKKEFDKRKAKNSNESIFFYDSIDSESMLIMHAIKNKSFQDPAFDVYLRGVALRLLGIFIDRYSSQSPRLNYVPEKEIEFLNITKEYLLDNLSGNFPGILFLAHMANMSVSKYTTLFKKMFSNTPNKFFMSEKLIVANKLLKSGDYDSLARVAKELNFCTLSYFSSKYFQQFGRKPSMDFVKFYF is encoded by the coding sequence ATGATAGAACTTAATCATACCTATAGTCTAAAAGCGCATTGGCAAAAACAATTAACCCAACAGCTTGTGGAGCAGTTTGGAGCAGAATTAATTGATGATAAACTGCTACTTATGCCTGAGTGTATTGCAGATGGAAGCTTTTATTACACAGATGTTGTTTCAGGGCTATCAATTGTAGTTTGGGATTTAACATTTAAAAAACCAATTAAAATAAGAAGACATAAATCCGATGAAGATCTGTATATAATTCACTATAATTTTAATGATGGAATTAATTCGGTTGGTGATAAAATTGAATATAAAGCAGATTATAGATTAGGAGTGTTTAATAATGTTATAGATAAAACTTTTCAACCAACTGTAGGGGAGCATATTTTTGCAATGCGATTGCTGGTTAGCAAAGAAATATTTAATTTTTCGGTTATTAACGGGGCAAAAAAAGAGTTTGATAAACGAAAAGCAAAAAATAGTAATGAAAGTATTTTCTTTTATGATTCTATTGATAGCGAGAGTATGCTTATTATGCATGCCATTAAAAATAAATCTTTTCAAGATCCTGCCTTCGATGTTTATTTAAGAGGCGTTGCACTTCGATTATTGGGGATATTTATTGATCGTTATTCTAGTCAAAGTCCAAGATTAAATTATGTACCCGAAAAAGAAATAGAATTTTTAAATATTACTAAAGAATATCTGTTAGATAATTTATCAGGAAATTTTCCAGGGATATTATTTTTGGCTCACATGGCAAACATGTCTGTTTCAAAATACACCACTCTATTCAAAAAAATGTTTAGTAATACTCCTAATAAATTCTTTATGAGTGAGAAATTGATTGTCGCTAATAAATTGCTTAAAAGTGGCGATTATGATTCACTCGCGCGTGTCGCAAAAGAATTAAATTTTTGCACCTTGAGTTATTTTTCTTCAAAGTATTTCCAGCAATTCGGAAGAAAACCTTCCATGGATTTTGTTAAATTTTATTTTTAA
- a CDS encoding PorP/SprF family type IX secretion system membrane protein: protein MKNSRLRLTLLILLIYNVTSAQREAQFTQYMYNTTTINPAYAGSREAMSIFATHRNQWVGLDGAPVTNAVSIHSPIELSNVGWGASIINDKIGPMSENSISADFSYTINTSDTYKLAFGLKGTANLLNVDFTKLDIYNPSDARFQDNIDNKFTPNIGAGLYWYSDVSYIGLSIPKMLDTSYYDKSADNTAASFVVKERMSYYLMAGYVYDLDYNLKFKPSILAKISRGAPLQMDLSANFFYDEIFTFGVAYRWSAAVSAMVGFQLTETLMAGYSYDAETTKLANYNSGSHEIFFRYEIFNRIKRSNCRCF from the coding sequence ATGAAAAACTCAAGATTAAGGTTAACACTGTTGATTTTATTAATATACAATGTTACATCTGCACAACGAGAAGCCCAATTTACCCAATACATGTACAATACCACAACCATTAATCCAGCTTATGCAGGTTCACGTGAAGCAATGAGTATTTTTGCTACACACAGAAACCAGTGGGTTGGGTTAGATGGTGCTCCGGTTACAAATGCAGTATCGATTCATTCACCAATAGAGCTTAGCAATGTTGGGTGGGGAGCATCGATTATAAATGATAAAATAGGGCCAATGTCAGAGAATTCTATTTCAGCCGATTTCTCTTACACTATCAACACTTCAGATACTTATAAATTAGCGTTTGGATTAAAAGGAACTGCAAATTTGCTGAATGTAGATTTTACAAAACTTGATATTTATAATCCTTCGGATGCTAGATTTCAAGATAATATCGATAATAAATTTACTCCAAATATTGGAGCAGGATTGTATTGGTATTCAGATGTATCATATATAGGACTTTCGATTCCTAAAATGCTAGATACTAGCTATTACGATAAAAGTGCCGATAATACAGCAGCGAGTTTTGTAGTCAAAGAACGCATGAGTTATTACTTAATGGCAGGTTATGTTTATGATTTAGATTATAACCTAAAATTTAAGCCTTCCATACTGGCAAAGATTTCTAGAGGTGCACCTTTACAAATGGATTTATCTGCAAATTTTTTCTACGATGAAATATTTACTTTCGGAGTAGCCTACAGATGGAGTGCTGCTGTAAGTGCAATGGTAGGGTTTCAGCTAACAGAAACGTTAATGGCAGGGTATTCTTATGATGCAGAAACGACCAAACTGGCTAATTATAATTCAGGATCACACGAAATTTTCTTTCGTTATGAAATTTTCAATAGAATTAAAAGATCAAATTGTAGATGTTTTTAA
- a CDS encoding helix-turn-helix transcriptional regulator: MKKITHHYGVELDWVELLAKELEGKIDGNFIIVPDYIHSGNRYFLNCDPDISVLYLDVEYNSEIHLRQENKTDDFVGIYYDLTDGRAALLSDDIVNRIGRWSYNMAIIDSTLRSDYIVKAGSKTFGLYIFIKKEAIKGYFKNNPSFENHIDNILNSKTNSIIRFTRMSNNSYNLLTSLRAKDIKEVSFEFHLRGTVLNLIAEFVEQMLFDEVVIDTVDDNDLANIIRSKSYLITNIRGTFPSIPFLALEVNMSVSKYKKIFKKITGMTPNHFFMHTKLLESKRLLEEKQFSISQVSQELNFASSSYFITKFKESFGMSPKNFIKQL; this comes from the coding sequence ATGAAAAAAATTACGCATCATTATGGAGTTGAGCTCGATTGGGTTGAACTGCTTGCAAAAGAGTTAGAAGGAAAAATTGATGGTAATTTTATTATTGTTCCTGATTATATTCACTCAGGGAATAGATATTTTTTAAATTGTGATCCTGATATTTCAGTACTTTATTTAGATGTTGAATATAATTCAGAAATTCATTTAAGACAAGAAAACAAAACAGATGATTTTGTTGGTATCTATTACGATCTTACCGATGGGCGAGCGGCTTTATTATCTGATGATATTGTAAATCGTATCGGAAGATGGAGCTACAATATGGCTATTATCGATAGTACGTTACGTTCAGATTATATTGTAAAAGCAGGTAGCAAAACCTTTGGTCTTTATATTTTTATAAAAAAAGAAGCCATTAAAGGATATTTTAAAAATAATCCTTCATTTGAAAATCATATAGATAATATTCTCAACTCTAAGACAAATTCGATAATTCGATTCACTCGAATGAGTAATAATAGCTACAATCTTTTAACGAGCTTGAGAGCCAAAGACATAAAAGAAGTATCGTTCGAATTTCATTTAAGAGGAACAGTATTAAATCTTATTGCTGAGTTTGTAGAACAAATGCTCTTTGATGAGGTTGTAATCGATACTGTCGATGATAATGATTTGGCTAATATAATAAGATCTAAAAGTTATTTAATAACAAATATAAGAGGCACTTTTCCTAGTATTCCTTTTTTAGCACTCGAAGTAAACATGTCGGTGTCTAAATATAAAAAAATCTTCAAAAAGATTACAGGAATGACTCCAAACCATTTTTTTATGCACACTAAGTTGCTTGAATCCAAAAGACTTTTAGAAGAAAAACAGTTCTCAATCAGTCAAGTTTCTCAAGAGTTAAACTTTGCTAGTAGTTCCTATTTTATTACAAAATTTAAAGAATCGTTTGGAATGTCTCCAAAGAACTTTATTAAACAATTATAG
- a CDS encoding efflux RND transporter periplasmic adaptor subunit yields the protein MRTYVATILGMLFIVSCKSDKKEPQKDIEANKQENSILLTNEQVKNAGLVVGNPQEKNVKGILNLQGTVTVPPKSVVSISIPLGGYIKKTDLIAGMRVKKGQLLAVVEDMQYIQLQQDYLTAKEKFQLSQSEFNRQKELNAKKASSDKLYEQTATEMQTQRINMASLAQKLALLGIAPKTLTSSNISKTIAILSPINGLVSKVNVNVGKYISPTDMLFELMETSDVVLVMNAFEKDVHLLSVGQTVTAFTNSNPSKKYIAKIAYINQSLNGDRAAEVVCKINQYDASLLPGLFINAEAEFENEKALTVPEDAVVRWQGKFFVFTHTGNNNYKMINVVPGTINEGYRQIKSDLINSSSKIVTKNAYTLLMTFMNSGE from the coding sequence ATGAGAACATATGTAGCCACAATTTTAGGAATGTTATTTATAGTTTCCTGTAAAAGCGATAAAAAAGAACCACAAAAGGATATTGAAGCCAATAAGCAAGAAAACAGTATTCTTTTAACAAATGAACAGGTAAAGAATGCAGGTTTAGTTGTAGGTAATCCTCAAGAAAAAAATGTAAAAGGAATATTAAATCTTCAAGGAACTGTTACAGTGCCACCCAAAAGTGTAGTGAGCATAAGTATTCCGTTAGGAGGATATATCAAGAAAACCGATTTAATAGCAGGTATGCGTGTTAAAAAAGGGCAATTGCTTGCTGTAGTAGAAGATATGCAATACATACAGTTGCAACAAGATTACCTAACAGCTAAAGAAAAGTTTCAATTGTCTCAAAGCGAATTCAACAGACAAAAAGAGCTTAATGCAAAGAAGGCAAGTAGTGATAAATTGTATGAACAAACAGCTACCGAAATGCAAACCCAACGTATAAATATGGCTTCATTAGCACAAAAATTAGCGTTGTTAGGAATTGCTCCAAAAACGCTAACATCTTCTAATATTAGTAAAACAATAGCAATACTTTCGCCAATAAACGGTTTGGTTTCAAAGGTAAATGTAAACGTAGGAAAATACATTTCGCCAACAGATATGCTTTTTGAACTAATGGAAACGAGCGACGTTGTACTTGTTATGAACGCTTTTGAGAAAGACGTACATTTACTTTCAGTAGGACAAACAGTAACTGCTTTTACGAATAGTAATCCATCAAAGAAATATATTGCAAAAATTGCTTACATAAACCAAAGCCTTAATGGAGACAGGGCAGCCGAGGTTGTTTGTAAAATTAATCAATATGATGCATCATTACTTCCAGGACTTTTTATAAATGCCGAAGCCGAATTTGAAAATGAAAAGGCATTGACAGTACCAGAAGATGCAGTAGTAAGATGGCAAGGAAAGTTTTTTGTTTTTACTCATACAGGTAATAACAATTATAAGATGATTAATGTAGTTCCTGGAACGATCAATGAAGGATATCGTCAAATTAAGTCTGATCTAATAAATTCATCATCAAAAATCGTTACTAAGAATGCATATACACTCTTAATGACATTTATGAATAGTGGCGAATAA
- a CDS encoding helix-turn-helix domain-containing protein, translating to MTHTKTHQGRNIKRFREMLGIKQDALAFELGEDWNQQKISLLEQKEAIETNILKQVAQILKIPVEAIENFDEEQAIVNIQNNYEGANTGSGTLNNNANYVDCAFNPIDKIVQLYDEKIVLYERMLEEKEEMMSRLEKLIQNK from the coding sequence ATGACACACACAAAAACACACCAAGGTCGAAATATAAAACGTTTCCGTGAAATGCTAGGCATAAAACAAGATGCACTTGCTTTTGAACTTGGTGAAGATTGGAATCAACAAAAAATATCTCTACTTGAACAAAAAGAAGCTATTGAAACCAATATTTTAAAACAAGTAGCTCAAATACTAAAAATCCCTGTAGAAGCCATTGAAAACTTTGATGAAGAGCAAGCTATTGTAAATATTCAAAATAATTATGAAGGCGCAAATACTGGTAGTGGAACTTTAAACAATAATGCAAATTATGTTGATTGCGCATTCAATCCAATTGATAAAATAGTTCAGCTCTATGACGAAAAAATCGTCTTATACGAGCGTATGCTTGAAGAAAAAGAAGAAATGATGTCGAGATTAGAAAAGTTGATTCAGAATAAATAA